CTCATTTCTTCCATCGCCGCGGCGACCTGCATCACGTTCTCGCCCTGGGCGCCGGTGGCCTTGATCAGCGCGCGCATCGCGTCGTTCAGTTCCTTGGAACGGTCGTCGACTTCGCGCGCGTTCACCAGTACGTCGGCGAACATCGCGCGCAGGTGGATGCGCATCACTTCCATCGCGACGAACAGCGGGCGCAGCGGCCCCGGCGGCGCCTCGATCTGCTTGGCCAGCTTGCCTTCGTCCAGTTCCAGCATGGTGCGGTGCAGCGTGTCGAGGCGGCCGGCAACCGTGCTGTTCTGCCAGGCGGCGGTGCCCAGTGCCACAGCGGCGGCGACGCCGGACAGGCCCAGGCCCCACACCCCGCCGACTGCGCCGCCGGCCAGAGCCAGCGCCGACGTCACGCCGGCACCGAGCCAGACGCGGCCGGCCAGGCCGAGCCTGGGTTTGCTGATCTGCGTGCGGGGGAATTTCGCGGTCTTGTCGCGGACCGCGCGGTAGAGCGTTTCGGCGGCGGCGACTTCGTCGCGCTTGGGCGCGTTGCGCACCGACTGGTAGCCGACCGTACGGCCATCGACCATGATTGGCGTGACGAAGGCTTCGACCCAGTAATGGTCGCCGTTCTTCGAGCGATTCTTGACCAGGCCGCGCCACGGCTGACCGGCCTTGATGGTGAGCCACAGGTCCTCGAAGGCTTCGGGCGGCATGTCCGGGTGCCGCACGACGTTGTGGTTGTGGCCGACCAGTTCCTCGCGGCTGAAGCCGCTGATGCTGACGAAGGACTCGTTGGCGTAGGTAATGGCGCCCTTCAGGTCAGTCTTGGTGACGATGGGTTTCCCGGGCTCAAGGAAGACTTCTTTCTGCGTGACGGGCAGATTTATTTTCACGGCGACTCTCCAGGTGGCGTGATCCCTCCCGGAAAGGACTGTCGGGCTTCATGCAAGCAAGGCGAACGGTCACGCAATTCCGGAGGCATGAGCCATTAACGGCTTCCATCCGGAAAGCTTCACTGAGATGTGAAATTTTTCCCGCAAGGGTTGATTTCGGTCAATTGTCCGGCGAGAAGCGCGCCGGGCTCAGCGCCAGTGCCAGATCCCGTTCGAGCGGCAAAGGATCGCCGCAAAGCCTTGCTGCGAGCAGTTCGGCGCCGAGCGCGTTCCACACCAAGCCGCGCGCACCGAGGCCGGTCAGCAGGTGCAGGCCGCCCGTTTCGCCGATCAGCGGCAGACGGTCGGGTGTTGCAGTCCGAAACGAGGTGCGGCCAGGCAGTGTTGCAGCTTGCGGCGGCGTGCAGGCCTCCGGCAGCAGGCGTTCGAGGCGGGCCAGATTGCCGGCGTGACTGTCCTCGCGCACCGCAGTATCGGCGTCGCCGATATCGAAACTGGCGCCGAGATTGAGGTCACCGTCCGGCGTCGGGCAGATGTAGCCCTCGCGGCACACGGTCACATGCAGATTGGGCAGCAGGCTGCGCGGCAGCCGCGTCACCTGGCCACGTACGCGGGTCAGCGGCAGCGGGTGCGGCAGCAGGGCACAGGCGTCTGCCGCGTTGGCCAGCACCACCGCGTCGGCGTCGATCAGCGTGCCGGCGGCGGTGCTTACCGACCAGCGGTCGGCGTCACGGGTCAGCGACAGCGCCTCAGTGGACATCAGCCGGCTGACCGCGGCGCCGGCGCGCTCTAGATTGGCGTCGCACAGGCTGGCCGGATTCACCCAGGCGCCGCGCGGGAACCACCAGCCGCCGAGTGCGACCGGATAGCCGATGCGCCGCGTCATTTCCCAGTCCGACAGGTAGCGCACCAGCGCCTGCGGCAGCGCGCCGGTTTCGCATACCTCGCGCTGCAGGTGCTCGTGTTCCGCGTCGTGGGCGATCTGCATCACCCCGGTCGGCCCCCACTTCAGCGGCCGACCTTCGCCAGCCAGCCGCCTCATGTGGGCGGATGCGTGCAGGAAGGCGGCACGGGAAAAACGCGCGATCACGCTGTCGTCGCGGGCGATCATCGGTCGCAGCACGCCCGCCGCATTGCCCGACGCCTCCTGCGCCGGGGCTGCGTGGCGCTCGATCAGCAGCACTTCGGTGCCGCGCGCGGCCAGTCGCTCGGCGACGGTGCAGCCGGCGAGGCCGGCGCCGATCACTGCCACCCGCTTCGGCGCCGTCGGCTCGGGCCGGTGGCGCAGTGCAGCGGCCTGCGCGCCCGGGTGCAGGTGGCCGGTCAGCATGTGGCGCTTCGGTCCGAAGCCGGCCTGCTTCTCGCTGACGAAGCCGGCGCCGGCAAGCGCGTCGCGCACGCCGGAGGCGACGCTCCAGGTCGCCAGCGTGGCGTCCGCGGCTGCGAGGCGCGACAGCTGTTTACATATGTAGGGCGACCACAGTTCAGGATTCTTCGCCGGCGAGAAACCGTCGAGAAAGATCGCGTTGGCGCGCAGCGTCAACTGCGGCAGCAGGTGCTCGGCGTCGCCCAGGCCCAGGGTCAGGATGACGCGGCCGCCGTCGAACTCGATGCGATGCAGTCCGCGCACCGCCAGCGGCCAGCGCTCGACCAGCTTCTGCGCCATGTCGGCCATGTCCGGCGGCAGCAGGCGCTGGTAGGCGATGGCCAGGTCGTACTGCGCGAACGGGTGCTTCTCGACCGACACGAAGTGCAGTCGTGCGCAACGGTCCGGGCTGTCGCGCCAGGCGCGCCAGGTGGCGAGGAAATTCAGGCCGAGGCCGAAACCGGTCTCCAGCACGACGAAGCGTTCGCGGCCGGCCCAGCGTTCGGGCAGGCCATTGCCGGCGAGGAACACGTGCTGCGCCTGCGCCAGCGCGCCCTCCGACGAGTGATAGACGTCGCCGTAAGCGGCCGAGCGCGGCGTGCCGTCGTCGGCGAATTCGAGCGGGGCCGGAACCAGAGGCTGAAGAGGTCGGGACATGGTGCAGTCAATGAAAAGCAGAACGCCGATCAGGACCGGCGCTGCGGGCATCGGTTCGATCGGCGTTCATCGGGGGCCGTGTCGGGGCCGGGGCGCTTACTCGCGACGCATCTGCGGGAACAGGATGACGTCGCGGATGTTGGCCGAATCGGTCAGCAGCATGACCAGGCGGTCGATGCCGATGCCGCAGCCGCCGGTCGGCGGCAGGCCGTGTTCGAGCGCGCGGATGTAGTCGGCGTCGAAATACATCGCTTCCTCGTCGCCGGCGTCCTTGGCTTTGGCCTGTTCCAGGAAGCGGGCCGCCTGGTCTTCCGGGTCGTTCAGCTCGGAGAAGCCATTCGCGATCTCGCGGCCGACGATGAACAGCTCGAAGCGCTCGGTGATCTCCGGCTGCGCGTCCGAACGGCGCGCCAGCGGGCTCACCTCCGCCGGGTAATCGATGATGAAGGTCGGTTCCCACAGCTGTGCTTCGGCGCAGGCTTCGAACAGCTGCAGCTGCAGCGAGCCGAGGCCGCCCGGCTTCACCTTCTCGCCGTGGGTCACGATGGCCTGCTTCACGAAAGTCTCGTCGGCCAGCTGTTCTTCGGAATACTGCGGGTTGTACTTGCGGATGGCCTCGACGATGGTCAGCCGGTGGAAGGGCTGGCCCAGGTCCAGTTCGCGGCCCTGATACATGAACTTGGTCGTGCCCAGCGCCTGTTCGGCGCAGTGGCGCAGCAGGTATTCGGTGTAGTCCATCAGCTGCCGGTAGTCGGCGTAGGCCTGATAGAACTCCATCATCGTGAATTCGGGGTTGTGGCGCGGGCTGATGCCTTCGTTGCGGAAGTTGCGGTTCACCTCGAACACCTTCTCGAAGCCGCCGACCACCAGCCGCTTCAGGTAAAGCTCGGGCGCGATGCGCAGGAACAGCTCCATGTCGAGCGCATTGTGGTGGGTCTTGAAGGGCTTGGCCGCGGCGCCGCCGGGGATGGGGTGCATCATCGGCGTCTCGACTTCGAGGAAGCCCTGGCGCGTCATTTCGGCGCGGATGGCGCTCATCATGCGGCTGCGCGCGACGAAGGTGGCGCGCGAGTCGTCGTTGGTGATCAGGTCGAGGTAGCGGTAGCGGTACTTCGCTTCCTGGTCGGACAGGCCGTGGAATTTCTCCGGCAGCGGGCGCAGCGCCTTGGACAGCAGGCGGATGGCGTCGCACTTCACGGTCAGTTCGCCGGTGCGGGTGCGGAACAGCGTGCCGGAACAGCCGACGATGTCGCCCAGGTCCCAGTGCTTGAAGGCGCCGTGCACCTCTTCGCCGACGCCGTCGTTGGTCACGTAGAGCTGGATGCGGCCCGACATGTCCAGGATGGTGGCGAAGCTGGCCTTGCCCATCACGCGCTTCAGCATGACGCGGCCGGCCAGCTGCACGCGCTCGGGATGCGCTTCCAGCGACTCGGCGGTGGCCGTTGCGTGCTGGGCGGTGATTTCGCCGGCGTAGTGCGTGCGCTGGAAGTCGTTCGGGTAGGCGCCGCCGGCTTCACGCCACTGGCGCAGTTTCTCGCGCCGCTCCGCGATGATGTGGTTGTCGTCGTCGGCGGGCAGTGCGGCGTGGTCGGTCATGATGGGCTCGAAAGGTGGACCGCGCACGCAAGTGTGCGCAGCAAAAGCGAAAGCCCGCGATTTTCGCCGATAGCGGGCAGCCGGCACAAGTGCGCGGCTGCCGCGCTGGCCCGGCTGATCAGGCCGAAGTCAGCTTGAGGCCGAGAATGCCGGCGACGATGAGGCCGACACAGACCAGTCGCGCCGCGTTGGCCGGCTCGCTGAACAGCACGATGCCGAGGATGACGGTGCCGACCGCGCCGATGCCGGTCCAGACGGCGTAGGCGGTGCCCACCGGCAGGTTGCGCATGGCGATGCCGAGCAGCACGACGCTGATGATCATCGTCACCACGGTGAAGGCCGAAGGCCAGAAACGGCTGAAACCGTCGGTGTATTTGAGGCCGATCGCCCAGGCGCATTCGAACAGGCCGGCGATCACGAGGATGGTCCACGACATGAGCTCAACTCCGGATATCGGGGCCGTCCCCGTCGCAAGAAACGCCGCGCGGGTCGTCCCGCCGGCGGCGTGCGTGTTGCACACAGGGAATATTCGTTTCTTTTGATGCACGGGTCAAGGTGCGGCGCGTCAGCGCAGGCCGAGCCGTTTCGCCAGCCGCTGCAGGTTGGCGCGGTCCAGCCCCAGTTCGCGCGCGGCAGCGGCCCAGTTGTGACCGGTGCGCGCCAGTGCGGCAGCGATCGCTTCGCGCTGCAGGCGGTCGACCGCGCTGCGCAGGTCGCCGACCGGGCCCGCCGGATCATTGACCGGCGCCGGTGTCTCGGGCGGTGCCGGCGGCGACAGTTCGAGGTGGGCGGCGTCCAGCGTGACGATGCGCGGGCGCTCGTGGGTGCCGGCCAGCGCCTTCAGCGCGGCACGGCTGATCAGGTGCTCCAGTTCGCGCACATTGCCGGGCCAGTCGTGGGCGAGCAGGGCGGCCTGCGCGTCCGGGGCGAGGCGCAGGCCGCGCAGACCGAGGCGCGCACGGTTCTGTTCGAGGAAGCGGCCGGCCAGCAGCAGCACGTCGCGGCCGCGTTCGCGCAGCGGCGGCACGTGCAGCGGATAGACGCCGAGCCGGTGGTAGAGGTCGGCCCGGAAGCGGCCGGCGCGCACTTCCTCGGCCAGATCGCGATTGGTGGCGGCGATCACGCGCACGTCCACATGGACTTCCTGCTCGGCACCGATGCGCTGCAGCTGGCCTCCCTGCAGCACGCGCAGCAGCTTGGCCTGGGCCGCCAGCGGCAGTTCGCCGATCTCGTCGAGGAAGAGCGTGCCGCCGTCGGCCAGCGCGAACTTGCCGCGGCGCTCGGTCAGCGCGCCGGAAAAGGCGCCGCGCACGTGACCGAACAGTTCGCTTTCGACCAGGTTGTCGGGCAGGGCGGCGCAGTTCAGGCTGACCAGCGGCCGCGCCGCGCGAGCCGAGGCGGCGTGCAGCGCGCGGGCCACCAGTTCCTTGCCGACGCCGGTTTCGCCGTGGATCAGCACGGTGAGCTCGCTGCCGCCTACCAGTTCGATTTCCTTCAGCAGTCGCCGGTGCGCGGCGCTGTGGCCGACCATGTCGCCACTGCCTGCCGGGCTGGCGCCGGCCGCCTCGCGGTAGGCCTCGGCGCGCAGTTCCTCGTTCTCGGCCCGGCGCGCCAGCGTGTCGATGCGCTGCGCGGCCTTGACGGTGGCCGCGGCCAGACTGGCGAAGCCGGCCAGCATGTCGAGGTCGGCGCCGGCGAAGCGCGCCGGGTCGAGCGCGTCCAGCGTCAGCACGCCCCAGGGCTGTTCGTCCAGATAGAGCGGGCAGCCCAGGCAGTCATGTACTTCCAGATGTGCGCCGTGACCCTGTATCAGTCCGTCATAGGGGTCGGGCAGCGGACAGTCGGCGGCGAAGCGGGTCGGTTCGCTGCGTTCGAGCAGTGCCGCCAGGCGCGGGTGCTCGGCGATCAGGAAGTGACGGCCCAGCGTGTCCGGGCTCAGGCCGTCTATCGCCAGCGGTACCAGACGATCGCCGTCCAGCCGCAGCAGCGCGGTGGCGTCGCAGGGCAGCAGTTCGCGCAGCGCCTGCAGAAGTCGTCGATAGCGCTCCTGCGCCGGCAGGTCGCGCGACAGGTCGTCGACCAGCGGAATCAGCGCGGACAGCAGTGGGTGTGTGGTCATTGTGACTCGGTGTTGTCGAAGTGACTCGGGTGCAGTGTAGTCGTTTCAACTCGATGGTGATGTAAGTGACTGATCTGCAAGAGGTCGCTTTATGGCACGGCGCTTGATAGGGAGTGTGCGCCCGCGCGTCACGGGACTTTCGCGCCGGCGTTTCATTCACTGTCAGGAGAAAACCATGCTGAGCCCGGAACACCGAGCCGTCATCAAGGCCACCGTGCCGCTGCTGGAAAGCGGCGGCGAAGCGCTGACCACGCACTTCTACCGCATCATGCTGAGCGAACACCCGGAGGTGCGCCCGCTGTTCAATCAGGCGCATCAGGCCAGCGGCGATCAGCCGCGCGCGCTGGCCAATGGCGTGCTGATGTACGCGAAGAACATCGACCGTCTGGAAGCGCTCGGTCCGCTGGTCGGTCAGATCGTGCAGAAGCACGTGTCGCTGCAGGTGCTGCCCGAGCATTACCCCATCGTCGGCGGCTGCCTGCTACGCGCCATCCGTGAGGTACTGGGCGCCGAGATCGCGACCGACGCGGTGATCGAAGCCTGGGCCGCGGCCTACGGTCAGTTGGCCGATCTGCTGATCGGCGCCGAGGAGTCGGTCTATGCCGACCACGCGCAGGCCGACGGCGGCTGGCGCGGTGCGCGCGCTTTCCGCGTCGCGCGCAAGGTGCGCGAGAGCGACGAAATCACCTCTTTCCATCTCGAACCGGTGGACGGCCAGCCAGTGCTGCGCCACGCGCCGGGCGAATACATCGGCCTGCGGGTGAACATCGACGGCCAGGAAATGCGCCGCAACTATTCGCTGTCGGCCGCCGCCAACGGGCGCGACTACCGCATCAGCGTCAAGCGCGAGGCGGGCGGCCGGGTGTCCGGCCACCTGCACGACGCGGTGAATGAGGGCGACGTGCTCGATCTGTTTCCGCCGGCCGGCGATTTCACGCTGCGTGCATCCGACCGCCCGGTGGCGCTGATCACCGCCGGCGTCGGCATCACGCCGGCGCTGCCGATGATGGAAGCGGCGCTGGCCGAGGGCCGCGAGGTGCACTTCATCCACTGCGCGCGTCACGGCGGCGTGCACGCCTTCCGCGACCACGTCGAAGCACTGGCGCAGCGGCATCCGAAGCTGAAGCGCTTCTATGTTTACAGCGAGCCGCGCGACGGCGACCAGGCGCACGCGGAAGGCTTCATCGAGCGCCTGCATCTCGAACGCTGGCTGCCGCAACCGTCGGCGCTGGACGCCTACTTCCTCGGCCCCAAGCCTTTCATGGCGCGGGTAAAGAAGCAGCTGTTGGAACTGGGCGTGCCGGCGGCACAGACCCATTACGAGTTCTTCGGACCGGCGGCTGCACTCGACGGCTGACAGAGGAGGCGGTCGTGGCAGTGTGGTCTTCGGCCCGCTAACGCCGCATCGCGACCAGAGGTCGCTCCCACAACACCGTGCCCGCGCATTCGCAGGAGCCGGACTTTCCTTGTGGGAGCGAGCTTGCTCGCGATTGCGGCGGGGATCGAAGCCGGTGGCCAGCAACGGCCCCGTCGCGGCCAAGGCCGCTCCCACAGGGGGGGGCCGATCCGCGGCAGGAGCGGGGGTTCTGTGGGAGGGGTCTTCTGATCCCGACAGCGGCGGTGGGCAGTCCATAGACCGCGTCAGCAGCAATGGCTACCGACCCTCTGACACGCTCAGGCCTCGGCCGTCTCTTCCTCCACGGCCAGTGCCGTGCGCGGTCCTGCGGCGCGCAGTTCCTGCCCCCAGTCGACGATGGCGAAGCGGCCGTCGGCGTGTTCGACGATGGCGGTGCAGCTGTCCACCCAGTCGCCGCAGTTCATATAGGTCAGGCCCTGCACCTCGCGCAGCGACACCGCGTGGATGTGGCCGCAGATCACGCCATCGACGCCGCGCGTGCGCGCCTCGTGCATGACCGAATCCTCGAAGTCGTAGATGAAGCTGACTGCGCTCTTCACCTTGCGCTTGGCGTAGCCGGCCAGCGACCAGTAGCCGGCGATGCCAAGCGTGCGGCGCAGCCAGGACAGCCGCGAATTGATGCTGACCAGCAGGTTGTACGCGACGTCGCCGAGCAGGGCGACCCAGCGGTGGTGGCGCGTGACCTGGTCAAAGTCGTCGCCATGCACCAGCCAGTAGCGGCGGCCATCGGCAGCCTGATGGATGTACTCGCGCTGCAGTTCGATGTCGCCGAACACGGTGCCGGTGTATTCGCGCAGCGCCTCGTCGTGATTGCCCGGGATGAAGACGACCTGGGTGCCCTTGCGCGCGCGGCGCAGGATCTTCTGCACGACGGTGTTCTGTGATGGCGTCCAGTGTATGGAGCGGCTCATCGCCCAGAAGTCGATGATGTCGCCGACCAGGTAGAGGTAGTCGGATTCGTGGTGACGCAGGAAATCGAGCAGCGCCTCGGCCTGGCATCCACGCGTACCGAGGTGGATGTCCGACAGGAAGATGGCACGCACGCGCCGCACGAGAGGATCGGGAGCATTCACGCCGCCGATTCAAGCCCATCCGTGTGACAGGGCGGTGACGCGGCGCATCGTTGCAGCCCGCAGCGGTGACCTGTGTTGCATGGACGCAAAAAAGGGCACGCCGCAGCGTGCCCTGGAATCGACCGGCCCGGCGCCCTGCGCGCCGTTGGGTCGAGGTGGATCAGTACATCAGCTGCACGCCGAGCACGAACTTGTCGGTGTCGGTACCGGCGGCGTTTTCC
The window above is part of the Methyloversatilis discipulorum genome. Proteins encoded here:
- a CDS encoding methyl-accepting chemotaxis protein — translated: MKINLPVTQKEVFLEPGKPIVTKTDLKGAITYANESFVSISGFSREELVGHNHNVVRHPDMPPEAFEDLWLTIKAGQPWRGLVKNRSKNGDHYWVEAFVTPIMVDGRTVGYQSVRNAPKRDEVAAAETLYRAVRDKTAKFPRTQISKPRLGLAGRVWLGAGVTSALALAGGAVGGVWGLGLSGVAAAVALGTAAWQNSTVAGRLDTLHRTMLELDEGKLAKQIEAPPGPLRPLFVAMEVMRIHLRAMFADVLVNAREVDDRSKELNDAMRALIKATGAQGENVMQVAAAMEEMSVSINEVSSNTDRGLEAVKRTEHSAQDAMKTMEAGIASSHRVVGVVTQSQERIAEVNASVEKIREVSQVINDIAEQTNLLALNAAIEAARAGEQGRGFAVVADEVRKLAERTRTSTKDIGSAVTDIIQLAGSAVDTMSATAGEVARSTSEIEASSAGLQGIWDASREAANYSEEITQMLRQQSLASHEVACSMERISSTVEQTNSSVQSVGEAANRLHSTSSELRELVKHLEQALH
- the mnmC gene encoding bifunctional tRNA (5-methylaminomethyl-2-thiouridine)(34)-methyltransferase MnmD/FAD-dependent 5-carboxymethylaminomethyl-2-thiouridine(34) oxidoreductase MnmC, producing the protein MSRPLQPLVPAPLEFADDGTPRSAAYGDVYHSSEGALAQAQHVFLAGNGLPERWAGRERFVVLETGFGLGLNFLATWRAWRDSPDRCARLHFVSVEKHPFAQYDLAIAYQRLLPPDMADMAQKLVERWPLAVRGLHRIEFDGGRVILTLGLGDAEHLLPQLTLRANAIFLDGFSPAKNPELWSPYICKQLSRLAAADATLATWSVASGVRDALAGAGFVSEKQAGFGPKRHMLTGHLHPGAQAAALRHRPEPTAPKRVAVIGAGLAGCTVAERLAARGTEVLLIERHAAPAQEASGNAAGVLRPMIARDDSVIARFSRAAFLHASAHMRRLAGEGRPLKWGPTGVMQIAHDAEHEHLQREVCETGALPQALVRYLSDWEMTRRIGYPVALGGWWFPRGAWVNPASLCDANLERAGAAVSRLMSTEALSLTRDADRWSVSTAAGTLIDADAVVLANAADACALLPHPLPLTRVRGQVTRLPRSLLPNLHVTVCREGYICPTPDGDLNLGASFDIGDADTAVREDSHAGNLARLERLLPEACTPPQAATLPGRTSFRTATPDRLPLIGETGGLHLLTGLGARGLVWNALGAELLAARLCGDPLPLERDLALALSPARFSPDN
- the lysS gene encoding lysine--tRNA ligase gives rise to the protein MTDHAALPADDDNHIIAERREKLRQWREAGGAYPNDFQRTHYAGEITAQHATATAESLEAHPERVQLAGRVMLKRVMGKASFATILDMSGRIQLYVTNDGVGEEVHGAFKHWDLGDIVGCSGTLFRTRTGELTVKCDAIRLLSKALRPLPEKFHGLSDQEAKYRYRYLDLITNDDSRATFVARSRMMSAIRAEMTRQGFLEVETPMMHPIPGGAAAKPFKTHHNALDMELFLRIAPELYLKRLVVGGFEKVFEVNRNFRNEGISPRHNPEFTMMEFYQAYADYRQLMDYTEYLLRHCAEQALGTTKFMYQGRELDLGQPFHRLTIVEAIRKYNPQYSEEQLADETFVKQAIVTHGEKVKPGGLGSLQLQLFEACAEAQLWEPTFIIDYPAEVSPLARRSDAQPEITERFELFIVGREIANGFSELNDPEDQAARFLEQAKAKDAGDEEAMYFDADYIRALEHGLPPTGGCGIGIDRLVMLLTDSANIRDVILFPQMRRE
- the sugE gene encoding quaternary ammonium compound efflux SMR transporter SugE yields the protein MSWTILVIAGLFECAWAIGLKYTDGFSRFWPSAFTVVTMIISVVLLGIAMRNLPVGTAYAVWTGIGAVGTVILGIVLFSEPANAARLVCVGLIVAGILGLKLTSA
- the norR gene encoding nitric oxide reductase transcriptional regulator NorR, which gives rise to MTTHPLLSALIPLVDDLSRDLPAQERYRRLLQALRELLPCDATALLRLDGDRLVPLAIDGLSPDTLGRHFLIAEHPRLAALLERSEPTRFAADCPLPDPYDGLIQGHGAHLEVHDCLGCPLYLDEQPWGVLTLDALDPARFAGADLDMLAGFASLAAATVKAAQRIDTLARRAENEELRAEAYREAAGASPAGSGDMVGHSAAHRRLLKEIELVGGSELTVLIHGETGVGKELVARALHAASARAARPLVSLNCAALPDNLVESELFGHVRGAFSGALTERRGKFALADGGTLFLDEIGELPLAAQAKLLRVLQGGQLQRIGAEQEVHVDVRVIAATNRDLAEEVRAGRFRADLYHRLGVYPLHVPPLRERGRDVLLLAGRFLEQNRARLGLRGLRLAPDAQAALLAHDWPGNVRELEHLISRAALKALAGTHERPRIVTLDAAHLELSPPAPPETPAPVNDPAGPVGDLRSAVDRLQREAIAAALARTGHNWAAAARELGLDRANLQRLAKRLGLR
- the hmpA gene encoding NO-inducible flavohemoprotein, which produces MLSPEHRAVIKATVPLLESGGEALTTHFYRIMLSEHPEVRPLFNQAHQASGDQPRALANGVLMYAKNIDRLEALGPLVGQIVQKHVSLQVLPEHYPIVGGCLLRAIREVLGAEIATDAVIEAWAAAYGQLADLLIGAEESVYADHAQADGGWRGARAFRVARKVRESDEITSFHLEPVDGQPVLRHAPGEYIGLRVNIDGQEMRRNYSLSAAANGRDYRISVKREAGGRVSGHLHDAVNEGDVLDLFPPAGDFTLRASDRPVALITAGVGITPALPMMEAALAEGREVHFIHCARHGGVHAFRDHVEALAQRHPKLKRFYVYSEPRDGDQAHAEGFIERLHLERWLPQPSALDAYFLGPKPFMARVKKQLLELGVPAAQTHYEFFGPAAALDG
- a CDS encoding UDP-2,3-diacylglucosamine diphosphatase, whose protein sequence is MNAPDPLVRRVRAIFLSDIHLGTRGCQAEALLDFLRHHESDYLYLVGDIIDFWAMSRSIHWTPSQNTVVQKILRRARKGTQVVFIPGNHDEALREYTGTVFGDIELQREYIHQAADGRRYWLVHGDDFDQVTRHHRWVALLGDVAYNLLVSINSRLSWLRRTLGIAGYWSLAGYAKRKVKSAVSFIYDFEDSVMHEARTRGVDGVICGHIHAVSLREVQGLTYMNCGDWVDSCTAIVEHADGRFAIVDWGQELRAAGPRTALAVEEETAEA